The proteins below come from a single Parazoarcus communis genomic window:
- a CDS encoding Bug family tripartite tricarboxylate transporter substrate binding protein, translating into MNKIAKSLLSITAAMALTVGATAAQAEFPEKPVNVIVPWGAGGDSDLTTRLWADAMEGALGAPVVVINKAGGGGVIGTTFVASSKADGYTLVNAGLSNVLVTPNFSKTPYDFSSFEPVVKLSSVPLGILVPADSPYKTFDDFIAAAKAGRLTQGSWGAASSGTVLASIIADQAGYDVKYVHGNTTAESMVALIGGHIDSAVSFPPAFAPHVKSGRARLLVLNKKMAEYPNVPTFADYGIKGSFEGWSGVFAPKGTPPEVIQKLVTASAKVMEDPKVHKAFENMGANIDFRHGESWTKDMLTTYDIMKNAAAKMKQ; encoded by the coding sequence ATGAACAAGATTGCAAAGTCGCTGTTGAGCATCACTGCAGCAATGGCCCTGACCGTCGGCGCCACCGCCGCTCAGGCTGAGTTCCCCGAGAAACCGGTCAACGTCATCGTGCCCTGGGGCGCGGGTGGTGACTCCGACCTGACGACCCGCCTTTGGGCGGATGCAATGGAGGGCGCACTTGGCGCGCCGGTCGTGGTGATCAACAAGGCGGGTGGCGGTGGCGTGATCGGCACCACCTTTGTGGCAAGCAGCAAGGCCGACGGTTACACCCTGGTGAACGCCGGTCTGAGCAACGTTCTGGTGACCCCGAACTTCAGCAAGACGCCCTACGATTTCTCCAGTTTCGAGCCCGTCGTCAAGCTGTCGTCGGTCCCGCTGGGAATCCTGGTACCCGCCGACAGCCCGTACAAGACCTTTGACGATTTCATTGCTGCCGCAAAAGCCGGCCGACTGACTCAAGGCTCCTGGGGTGCTGCCTCGTCCGGCACGGTGCTCGCCAGCATCATTGCCGACCAGGCGGGCTACGACGTGAAGTACGTCCACGGCAACACGACGGCAGAGTCCATGGTCGCGCTCATCGGCGGCCATATTGATTCCGCCGTTTCGTTCCCGCCGGCATTTGCACCTCACGTCAAATCCGGCCGCGCAAGGCTTCTGGTGCTGAACAAGAAGATGGCTGAGTACCCCAACGTCCCCACCTTTGCCGATTACGGCATCAAGGGCAGCTTTGAAGGGTGGTCCGGTGTTTTCGCCCCCAAGGGCACCCCGCCGGAAGTCATTCAGAAGCTCGTGACGGCGAGTGCCAAGGTCATGGAAGACCCGAAGGTTCACAAGGCTTTTGAAAACATGGGCGCAAACATCGACTTCCGTCACGGCGAAAGCTGGACCAAGGACATGCTGACGACCTACGACATCATGAAAAACGCAGCCGCAAAGATGAAGCAGTAA